The proteins below come from a single Betaproteobacteria bacterium genomic window:
- the rpmG gene encoding 50S ribosomal protein L33, with translation MREKIKLESTAGTGHFYTTTKNKRTTTEKIEMKKFDPVARKHVIYKETKLK, from the coding sequence ATGCGTGAGAAGATCAAGCTGGAGTCGACCGCCGGAACCGGTCATTTCTATACGACCACCAAGAACAAGCGCACCACGACCGAGAAGATCGAGATGAAGAAGTTCGATCCGGTTGCGCGCAAGCACGTCATCTACAAGGAAACCAAGCTCAAGTGA